In one Agathobacter rectalis ATCC 33656 genomic region, the following are encoded:
- the cas4 gene encoding CRISPR-associated protein Cas4 produces MEYSQDDYLMISGIQHFKFCRRQWALIHVEQQWAENEHTVIGELMHKKAHDPYLTEKRKDILVVRDLPVSSRSMGVSGECDIVEFHKCEDGVKLYGHRGTYSLYPIEYKKGKPKESNEDELQLIAQAMCLEEMFSTKITEGAIFYGETRRRKPIVFTDELRDEVKKIFGEMHDYYDRNYTPKVKTSKRCVSCSLKDICMPKIDKSGSVKSYINKMLGETL; encoded by the coding sequence ATGGAATATTCTCAAGATGATTATCTGATGATTTCTGGAATACAGCATTTTAAATTTTGCAGAAGACAATGGGCGCTTATTCATGTTGAGCAGCAGTGGGCTGAAAATGAACATACTGTTATTGGCGAACTTATGCATAAAAAAGCGCATGATCCATATCTGACAGAAAAGAGAAAAGATATTCTGGTTGTCAGAGATCTTCCTGTATCCTCAAGAAGCATGGGTGTGAGTGGGGAGTGTGATATTGTTGAATTTCACAAATGTGAAGATGGAGTGAAGCTCTATGGACATCGTGGAACATATTCATTATATCCAATTGAGTACAAAAAGGGGAAACCCAAAGAGTCAAACGAAGATGAACTTCAGTTAATAGCGCAGGCTATGTGTCTGGAAGAAATGTTTTCAACAAAAATAACGGAGGGTGCTATATTTTATGGTGAGACAAGAAGACGCAAACCGATAGTGTTTACAGATGAACTTCGGGATGAAGTGAAAAAAATATTTGGAGAAATGCATGATTATTATGATCGAAATTATACACCTAAGGTCAAAACGTCGAAAAGGTGTGTATCTTGCTCTTTAAAAGATATTTGTATGCCAAAGATTGATAAAAGTGGTTCGGTGAAATCGTATATCAATAAGATGCTGGGGGAAACGTTATGA
- a CDS encoding DUF3990 domain-containing protein, producing MILYHGSKEIVEFPEIRTARYNKDFYFGFYCTQMPEQAVRWATRYGTRGYLNKYEYTENSKLKYLVFEKMTEEWLDFIVDCRRGIAHSYDIVEGPMADDTIYNYIQNYIDGKISRAAFWELAKFNHPTHQISFHTVSALSTLRYVGNEVVYGG from the coding sequence ATGATTTTATATCATGGAAGTAAAGAAATAGTAGAATTTCCTGAAATTAGAACAGCTCGTTATAACAAGGATTTTTATTTTGGGTTTTATTGCACACAGATGCCAGAGCAGGCAGTGAGATGGGCAACGAGATATGGAACGCGAGGCTATTTGAATAAATATGAATATACTGAAAATTCAAAGCTTAAGTATCTTGTATTTGAAAAAATGACAGAAGAATGGCTTGATTTTATTGTTGATTGCAGAAGAGGAATAGCGCACTCGTATGATATTGTTGAAGGACCTATGGCTGATGATACAATATATAATTATATACAGAATTATATTGATGGAAAGATAAGCAGAGCAGCTTTTTGGGAACTGGCGAAGTTTAATCATCCGACTCATCAAATAAGTTTTCATACGGTAAGTGCGCTTAGTACTTTGAGATATGTTGGAAATGAGGTTGTTTATGGCGGTTAA
- a CDS encoding dihydroorotate dehydrogenase — MSNMSVNVAGVEWKNPVTVASGTFGSGAEYSEFVDLNRLGAVTTKGVANKPWEGNPTPRVAEVYGGMLNAVGLQNPGIELFCKRDIPFLKQFDTRIVVNVCGHSLDEYLDVVKRLADEPIDMMEINISCPNVKEGGIAFGTDPKGVETITSEIKKYAKQPVIMKLSPNVTSIAEIARAAEAGGADAVSLINTITGMKIDINRRSFVLANKTGGMSGPAVHPVAVRMVYETAHAVNIPIIGMGGITNAADAIEMILAGATAVSVGTANFVNPKTTEQIVDGIAEYMDRYGVKDISELVGAVDR; from the coding sequence ATGAGTAATATGTCAGTAAATGTGGCCGGTGTTGAGTGGAAAAATCCTGTTACAGTTGCATCCGGCACATTCGGCTCCGGTGCAGAGTACAGCGAGTTTGTTGATTTAAACAGACTTGGTGCAGTCACTACAAAGGGTGTTGCGAATAAGCCGTGGGAGGGGAATCCTACACCGAGAGTAGCAGAGGTGTACGGCGGCATGCTCAATGCAGTCGGACTTCAAAATCCCGGCATCGAGCTTTTCTGCAAGAGGGATATTCCTTTTTTAAAGCAGTTTGATACAAGGATTGTGGTAAATGTCTGCGGTCATTCGCTTGACGAGTATCTTGATGTGGTAAAGCGTCTTGCAGATGAGCCTATTGATATGATGGAAATAAATATCTCATGCCCTAATGTTAAGGAGGGCGGAATTGCCTTCGGAACAGATCCAAAGGGTGTTGAGACAATCACAAGCGAGATTAAAAAATATGCAAAGCAGCCTGTTATCATGAAGCTTTCTCCAAATGTCACAAGTATTGCAGAGATAGCAAGGGCGGCAGAGGCCGGTGGAGCTGATGCGGTTTCGCTCATCAATACAATTACAGGCATGAAGATTGATATAAACAGAAGAAGCTTTGTGTTAGCAAACAAGACAGGCGGCATGAGCGGTCCGGCGGTTCATCCGGTTGCAGTGCGCATGGTTTATGAGACAGCACATGCAGTCAATATTCCGATTATCGGAATGGGCGGTATCACAAATGCTGCCGATGCTATAGAGATGATACTTGCCGGAGCTACGGCTGTTTCAGTCGGCACAGCAAACTTTGTAAATCCAAAGACCACAGAGCAGATAGTGGATGGCATCGCAGAGTATATGGACAGGTATGGAGTAAAGGATATTTCAGAGCTTGTCGGCGCAGTTGACAGATAG
- the cas5c gene encoding type I-C CRISPR-associated protein Cas5c, with product MGVGVRVKVWGDYALFSRPEMKVERCSYDVMTPSAARGILEAIYWHPGLSWVIDKIYVKNPIRFTSVRRNEIKSKASANNILQVYNGADKPLYISTKDDIVQRASLILKDVSYVIEAHFEMTEKANNTDNPGKFKDIMMRRLKRGECHHMPYFGCREFPANFCLCEEKDIHTFYDNIPEKDLGFMLYDMDYSDCERGNISPMFFRAVMKRGVIDLRDCEVIR from the coding sequence ATGGGAGTAGGTGTAAGAGTTAAGGTATGGGGAGATTATGCATTATTCTCACGACCGGAAATGAAGGTTGAGAGATGCTCATATGATGTTATGACTCCATCGGCAGCAAGGGGAATACTTGAGGCGATATATTGGCATCCGGGATTGAGTTGGGTGATTGATAAAATCTATGTGAAAAATCCAATCAGATTTACCAGTGTCAGAAGAAATGAGATAAAAAGTAAAGCTTCCGCAAATAATATATTACAGGTATATAATGGTGCGGATAAGCCTTTGTACATAAGTACAAAGGATGATATTGTACAGAGGGCATCTCTTATTTTGAAGGATGTGTCTTATGTTATAGAGGCACATTTTGAGATGACGGAAAAAGCAAATAATACAGATAATCCCGGGAAATTTAAGGATATTATGATGAGAAGACTTAAGCGTGGGGAATGTCATCATATGCCATATTTTGGCTGTCGTGAGTTTCCGGCAAATTTTTGCCTTTGTGAAGAGAAAGATATACATACATTTTATGATAATATTCCGGAGAAAGATTTGGGATTTATGCTATATGATATGGATTATAGTGATTGTGAAAGAGGCAATATCAGTCCAATGTTTTTTAGAGCAGTGATGAAGCGTGGAGTAATAGATTTAAGGGACTGTGAGGTGATAAGATGA
- a CDS encoding AAA family ATPase, producing the protein MGIYVNPTGRSFELAINSEIFVDKSGLIKETNKCINTLQRYMCVSRPRRFGKSMAMDMLSAYYGRKTDAENLFKGLKISHDESYDRHINKYDVLKINMQDFLSVTHSVDDMLKMLCEYITDDFSIECKDIIFRDKSNIVRVMQDVFMSTGRPFVILIDEWDCLFREFTQDKEAQKKYLDFLRGWLKDKDYIALAYMTGILPIKKYGSHSALNMFTEYSMTDMGALAEYFGFTDDEVRELCDRYDMDFEEARAWYNGYKLVSHSKYGVKKYAMYSPKSVVEAMLKHKFGTYWNQTETYEALKVYIQMNMDGLKDAVIKMLAGESEKINTGTFENDMTSFATKDDVLTLLVHLGYLTYDSETEEVSIPNREVSKEYLNAISTMDWDEVSKSIKASQKLLESLWNMNGAAVADGIDKAHNEISILRYNDENSLSCTINLAFYSAREYYSIVRELPTGKGFADVCFIPRVSHLDKPAVVIELKYDKNVDGAISQIKSRQYVEALKDYKGNLLLVGINYDKKTKEHQCVIEKWKL; encoded by the coding sequence TTGGGCATTTACGTTAATCCGACAGGAAGATCGTTTGAGCTTGCGATAAATTCAGAGATTTTTGTTGACAAAAGCGGTCTGATTAAAGAAACGAATAAGTGTATAAATACATTACAAAGGTATATGTGTGTAAGCCGTCCAAGGCGATTCGGAAAGTCAATGGCCATGGATATGCTTTCAGCATATTATGGTCGAAAGACTGATGCAGAAAATTTATTTAAAGGCCTTAAAATAAGTCATGATGAGTCGTATGACAGACATATTAACAAGTATGATGTACTCAAAATTAATATGCAGGACTTTTTGAGTGTTACACACAGTGTTGATGATATGCTTAAAATGTTGTGCGAATACATTACGGATGATTTTTCAATAGAGTGTAAGGATATTATTTTTCGGGACAAGTCAAATATTGTGAGAGTAATGCAGGATGTTTTTATGTCTACAGGCAGGCCGTTTGTGATTCTTATTGATGAATGGGATTGTCTGTTTAGAGAATTTACGCAGGATAAAGAAGCGCAGAAGAAATACCTTGATTTTTTGAGAGGCTGGCTTAAGGATAAAGACTATATAGCGCTTGCATACATGACAGGTATACTGCCGATTAAAAAATATGGTTCACATTCTGCTCTTAATATGTTCACGGAATATTCCATGACAGATATGGGAGCTTTGGCAGAGTACTTTGGCTTTACAGATGATGAGGTCAGAGAATTGTGTGACAGATATGATATGGACTTTGAAGAGGCAAGGGCATGGTACAATGGATATAAGCTCGTGTCCCATAGCAAATATGGAGTAAAGAAATATGCGATGTACAGTCCGAAGTCTGTAGTAGAAGCCATGCTAAAGCATAAATTTGGTACTTATTGGAATCAGACTGAAACTTACGAGGCTCTCAAGGTTTATATTCAAATGAATATGGATGGTCTAAAAGATGCCGTGATTAAAATGCTTGCCGGTGAAAGTGAGAAAATAAATACAGGCACATTTGAAAATGACATGACATCATTTGCCACAAAGGATGATGTGCTTACACTTTTAGTACATCTTGGCTACCTGACATATGATAGTGAGACGGAAGAGGTTTCAATTCCAAATCGAGAGGTGTCAAAGGAATATCTTAATGCAATTAGTACAATGGATTGGGATGAAGTATCAAAATCAATAAAAGCATCACAAAAATTGCTTGAGAGTTTGTGGAATATGAATGGTGCTGCGGTTGCTGACGGAATTGATAAGGCACATAATGAGATATCTATTTTACGGTATAATGATGAGAATTCTTTAAGCTGTACAATTAATTTGGCATTTTATTCGGCCAGGGAGTATTACTCAATAGTTCGTGAATTACCAACAGGAAAAGGCTTTGCTGATGTATGCTTTATTCCAAGAGTGAGTCATTTGGATAAGCCGGCAGTTGTTATTGAATTGAAATATGATAAGAATGTTGATGGCGCCATTTCACAGATAAAGTCGAGACAGTATGTGGAAGCCTTGAAGGATTATAAGGGTAATTTGCTTCTTGTTGGAATAAATTACGATAAAAAGACAAAAGAACATCAATGTGTGATTGAAAAATGGAAGCTGTAA
- the cas2 gene encoding CRISPR-associated endonuclease Cas2, whose amino-acid sequence MLVLITYDVNTETAEGKTRLRKVAKQCVNYGRRVQNSVFECILDNAQCVMLKAILTDLIDKDVDSLRFYYLGNRYQTKIEHVGVDRGIPADQTLIL is encoded by the coding sequence GTGCTTGTATTGATTACATATGATGTGAATACTGAAACTGCTGAAGGAAAAACCAGGTTGAGAAAAGTAGCTAAACAATGTGTAAATTATGGGCGAAGAGTTCAGAATTCTGTGTTTGAATGTATACTAGATAATGCTCAATGTGTGATGCTAAAGGCCATATTAACGGATCTTATTGATAAAGATGTGGATAGTCTCAGATTCTATTATTTAGGAAATCGTTATCAGACGAAGATAGAACATGTTGGTGTTGACCGTGGGATTCCTGCTGATCAGACATTGATATTATAA
- the pyrF gene encoding orotidine-5'-phosphate decarboxylase, whose protein sequence is MINKLVDKIKKTNAPIVVGLDPMLSYVPEHITKKAFDELGETPAGAAEAIWQYNKAIVDATYDLIPAVKPQIAMYEQFGVEGLKTFQKTVDYCHEKDLVVIGDVKRGDIGSTSAAYATGHLGKVQIGSKSYSTFDEDFATVNPYLGTDGIKPFVDVCKEEKKGIFILVKTSNPSSGEFQDRMIDGRPLYEWVGEKVAEWGADCMGDSYSYVGAVVGATYPEQGKILRKVMPKSFILVPGYGAQGGKGADLVHFFNEDGLGAIVNSSRGIICAYKQDKYKDMGITAENFADASRKAVEDMIEDISGALANR, encoded by the coding sequence ATGATCAACAAATTAGTAGACAAAATCAAGAAAACAAACGCACCTATCGTAGTAGGTCTCGACCCGATGCTTTCATATGTGCCTGAGCATATCACAAAGAAGGCATTTGATGAGCTTGGAGAGACACCGGCCGGTGCAGCGGAGGCTATCTGGCAGTACAACAAGGCTATTGTGGATGCCACATATGACCTGATTCCGGCTGTAAAGCCACAGATTGCTATGTATGAGCAGTTTGGAGTGGAGGGCCTTAAGACATTCCAGAAGACAGTGGATTACTGTCATGAGAAGGATCTCGTGGTTATCGGAGATGTAAAGCGTGGAGATATCGGCTCAACATCGGCTGCATACGCCACAGGACATCTCGGAAAGGTACAGATCGGCAGCAAGAGCTATTCTACCTTTGATGAGGATTTTGCCACTGTCAATCCATACCTTGGAACAGACGGTATCAAGCCATTCGTAGATGTATGCAAGGAGGAGAAGAAGGGTATCTTCATTCTTGTAAAGACATCTAATCCATCAAGTGGAGAGTTCCAGGACCGTATGATTGACGGACGCCCATTATATGAGTGGGTAGGTGAGAAGGTTGCAGAGTGGGGAGCTGACTGCATGGGTGATTCATACAGCTATGTAGGTGCGGTTGTCGGTGCAACATACCCTGAGCAGGGTAAGATTCTTCGTAAGGTAATGCCAAAGAGCTTCATCCTCGTACCGGGCTACGGCGCACAGGGAGGAAAGGGCGCAGACCTTGTTCATTTCTTCAATGAGGACGGACTTGGTGCAATTGTCAATTCATCACGTGGAATCATCTGCGCATACAAGCAGGATAAGTACAAGGATATGGGCATCACAGCAGAGAATTTTGCAGATGCATCACGCAAGGCTGTTGAGGATATGATTGAGGATATCTCAGGAGCACTTGCAAATCGTTAA
- the cas7c gene encoding type I-C CRISPR-associated protein Cas7/Csd2, translating to MGEVIKNRYEFVVLFDVENGNPNGDPDAGNMPRIDPESGLGIVTDVCLKRKIRNYIETVKEDEDGYKIYIKENVPLNRSDREACKSLGINDDEDKKVTEALKKLKKSDKDADIKLRDYMCRNFYDIRAFGAVMTTFVKASLNCGQVRGPVQLGFARSIDPVISQEVTITRVAITTEKDAENKSNEMGRKSIVPYGLYRVEGYISANLARKVTGFSEEDLELLWDAVINMFENDHSAARGKMAVRELIVFKHSKELGDCPAYKLFDAVKVQKNDDIQYPRKYQDYTVTINDDEIPDTVEVKRMI from the coding sequence ATGGGAGAGGTTATTAAAAACAGATATGAGTTTGTTGTTTTATTTGATGTGGAAAATGGAAATCCTAACGGGGATCCTGATGCTGGCAATATGCCAAGAATTGATCCGGAAAGTGGCTTAGGAATTGTAACTGATGTATGTTTAAAACGTAAGATCCGAAATTACATAGAAACTGTGAAGGAGGACGAAGATGGATATAAAATTTATATCAAGGAGAATGTTCCTCTTAACAGAAGTGACAGGGAGGCATGCAAAAGTCTTGGTATAAATGATGATGAAGATAAAAAGGTTACAGAAGCATTAAAAAAACTAAAAAAGTCAGATAAGGATGCAGATATAAAATTAAGGGATTATATGTGCAGAAATTTTTATGATATTCGTGCATTTGGTGCTGTAATGACAACTTTTGTTAAAGCTTCATTGAATTGTGGGCAGGTAAGAGGTCCTGTACAGCTTGGATTTGCAAGAAGTATTGATCCTGTTATTAGTCAGGAGGTAACTATTACGAGAGTTGCCATTACAACAGAAAAAGATGCTGAGAATAAGAGTAACGAGATGGGAAGAAAGAGTATTGTTCCATATGGCTTGTATCGTGTAGAAGGTTATATTTCAGCAAATCTTGCAAGAAAAGTTACTGGATTTTCTGAGGAGGATCTAGAATTGTTATGGGATGCAGTAATAAATATGTTTGAAAATGACCATTCTGCTGCAAGAGGAAAGATGGCAGTTCGTGAGCTTATTGTTTTTAAACATAGTAAAGAGCTTGGTGACTGTCCTGCTTATAAATTATTTGATGCAGTTAAAGTACAGAAAAATGATGATATACAATATCCAAGAAAATATCAGGATTATACAGTTACTATTAATGATGATGAGATACCGGATACGGTAGAAGTGAAAAGGATGATTTAA
- the cas1c gene encoding type I-C CRISPR-associated endonuclease Cas1c, producing the protein MKKLLNTLYVTSENSYLGLDGENVVVYDDKNEIGRLPLHNLEAIISFGYRGTSPALMGACADRNISLCYLTPQGKFLARVSGKVKGNVVLRKQQFQSSSEDIKCLEIAKNCILGKVYNSRWVLERAIRDHSMQIDVDKVKKASIKLKEFLDYIQNSQSMNQLRGYEGEAASIYFGVFDELILQQKKDFFFQGRNRRPPLDNVNAMLSFTYTLLTTQITSALEVVGLDPYVGYMHTERPGRVSLSLDLIEELRAVMADRFVLSLINKKIVNGKSFTKKENGAVLMDTDIRKKLLSEWQNKKKEIITHPYLNEKVEWGMVPFVQAMLLARYLRGDLDEYPVFLWK; encoded by the coding sequence ATGAAGAAATTATTGAATACATTGTATGTTACATCGGAAAATAGTTATCTGGGGTTGGATGGAGAAAATGTTGTTGTATATGATGATAAAAATGAAATAGGCAGATTACCTTTACACAATCTCGAAGCAATAATTTCATTTGGATATAGAGGAACAAGTCCGGCATTAATGGGAGCTTGTGCGGATAGAAATATTTCTCTTTGTTATCTGACACCACAGGGAAAATTTCTTGCAAGAGTTTCAGGCAAAGTTAAGGGGAATGTCGTGCTAAGGAAACAACAATTCCAAAGCAGTAGTGAAGATATAAAGTGCCTGGAAATCGCAAAAAACTGTATTCTTGGAAAAGTGTATAATTCAAGATGGGTTCTAGAAAGAGCAATTAGAGATCATTCAATGCAGATAGATGTGGATAAGGTAAAAAAAGCATCTATAAAACTGAAAGAATTTCTTGATTATATCCAAAATTCACAGTCTATGAATCAGTTAAGAGGATATGAAGGTGAAGCAGCAAGTATATATTTTGGCGTATTTGATGAGTTGATTTTACAACAAAAGAAAGATTTTTTCTTTCAAGGGAGAAATCGGCGTCCGCCTCTTGATAATGTAAATGCAATGTTGTCGTTTACGTATACATTGCTTACAACTCAAATTACATCAGCGCTAGAGGTTGTAGGGTTAGATCCCTATGTTGGTTACATGCACACGGAACGTCCCGGTAGAGTATCACTTTCATTAGATCTTATAGAAGAATTGCGAGCAGTCATGGCTGATAGATTTGTTTTATCATTGATTAATAAAAAGATTGTAAATGGCAAGAGTTTTACAAAAAAAGAAAACGGTGCTGTATTGATGGATACAGATATTCGTAAAAAATTACTATCAGAATGGCAAAACAAGAAAAAGGAGATTATTACACACCCATATCTTAATGAAAAGGTGGAATGGGGAATGGTTCCATTTGTACAGGCAATGCTGTTGGCAAGATATTTAAGGGGAGATTTGGATGAGTACCCTGTATTTTTATGGAAATGA
- a CDS encoding dihydroorotate dehydrogenase electron transfer subunit codes for MAEKFEEIAVVVDQSSLGNGIYDLTLKTDKIAKAAKAGQFVSVYSNDKSKLLPRPISLCGINRDDDTIRLVYRVTGEGTGTEEFSKLVRGDKVRILGPLGNGFTVQPGKKAFLIGGGIGVPPMLQLAKDINAGIVQTSGEEKNSEQAAMEGEEIKTAVCDMNIVMGYRDENTFLLDEFKEQAASFVATEDGSVGTKGNVIDAIKENALEADVIYACGPMPMLRALKAYAAEHDMDCFISMEERMACGIGACLACVCKTKDKDAHSNVNNKRICKEGPVFDAKEVEL; via the coding sequence ATGGCAGAGAAATTTGAGGAGATTGCAGTTGTAGTTGACCAGAGCTCACTCGGCAATGGCATCTACGACCTCACACTAAAGACAGACAAAATTGCAAAGGCAGCAAAGGCGGGACAGTTTGTATCGGTTTACTCAAACGACAAGAGTAAGCTGCTTCCGCGTCCGATAAGCCTTTGCGGCATAAACAGAGATGATGACACAATTCGTCTCGTGTACCGTGTGACAGGTGAAGGCACGGGAACAGAGGAATTTTCAAAGCTTGTCAGGGGCGATAAGGTAAGGATTTTAGGACCTCTTGGAAACGGCTTTACAGTGCAGCCGGGAAAGAAGGCATTTCTTATCGGAGGAGGAATCGGAGTGCCGCCTATGCTGCAGCTTGCCAAGGATATAAATGCAGGCATTGTGCAGACATCAGGTGAAGAAAAAAATTCGGAACAGGCAGCAATGGAAGGTGAAGAAATTAAAACAGCAGTATGCGATATGAACATCGTCATGGGCTATCGCGATGAGAATACCTTCCTGCTCGATGAGTTTAAGGAACAGGCAGCTTCCTTTGTAGCTACAGAGGACGGCAGTGTCGGCACAAAGGGCAATGTCATCGATGCAATAAAGGAGAATGCTCTTGAGGCAGACGTGATTTATGCATGTGGACCTATGCCTATGCTTCGTGCACTCAAGGCTTACGCTGCAGAGCATGATATGGACTGCTTTATATCAATGGAGGAGCGCATGGCATGTGGAATCGGTGCATGCCTTGCGTGCGTATGCAAAACAAAGGACAAGGATGCCCACAGCAATGTAAACAACAAGCGTATATGCAAAGAGGGACCTGTTTTTGATGCGAAGGAGGTGGAGCTGTAA
- the cas8c gene encoding type I-C CRISPR-associated protein Cas8c/Csd1 — protein sequence MILQALVKEYENLAENNLVPKRGWCQAKVSYAIDLNPNGKIKEIYPLKTEQTSGKKKVFLPVAKSVPEMVTRSSGVAANFLCDNVKYMLGIDQNGTNARVQECFQAAKEKHLALLKNVDEPMANAICNFFNLWDPETAYDNACVREKSDELNEGGNVIFCMGNDFAQDNDTIKKIWDNYVVHQTENTNDGICLATGEKTEIARIHRGIKGVPGAQTSGAALVSFNAPAFESYGKEQSYNAPVGKNAEFAYTTALNYLLSNRDKIFQLGDSMVVYWAENGMEEYQKTFSFVMNPHVDNEEQLQRIFDSLKKSRYVDVDNVKMDFEQSFYILCLAPNAARLSVRFFYQNTFGDILKNIKEHYKRLDIVKPLWVEKKYLSVYELLRETVNPNSKDKTPIPNMSAMVLQSILSGNRYPASLYTDTVIRIRSEQGNVTWGRASIIKAYLIKNYSWKEGENYMGLEETCNDTAYVLGRLFSVLESIQKEANQGINATIKDRYFNSACATPASVFPILFKLENSHIKKLEREKGSGSKIFYEKIIGNLMEKLVLFPRSLSLEEQGKFMLGYYHQTQKKYEKKENK from the coding sequence ATGATCTTACAGGCATTAGTGAAAGAATATGAGAATCTTGCAGAGAATAATCTGGTGCCGAAGAGAGGCTGGTGTCAGGCCAAGGTTTCTTATGCAATAGATTTAAATCCTAATGGGAAAATCAAAGAAATTTATCCACTAAAAACAGAACAGACTAGTGGAAAAAAGAAGGTTTTTCTTCCGGTTGCGAAGAGTGTTCCTGAAATGGTTACACGTTCATCGGGCGTGGCAGCTAATTTTCTCTGTGATAATGTAAAATACATGCTAGGGATTGATCAAAATGGAACAAATGCAAGGGTGCAGGAGTGTTTTCAGGCAGCGAAGGAAAAACATTTAGCGTTGTTAAAGAATGTTGATGAGCCTATGGCAAATGCAATTTGTAATTTTTTTAATTTATGGGATCCAGAGACGGCTTATGATAATGCATGTGTGAGAGAAAAATCAGATGAATTAAATGAGGGTGGTAATGTCATCTTTTGTATGGGAAATGATTTCGCACAGGATAATGATACAATTAAAAAAATTTGGGACAACTATGTTGTACATCAGACAGAAAATACCAATGATGGTATTTGTCTTGCAACTGGTGAAAAAACGGAGATAGCAAGAATTCATCGTGGAATAAAAGGTGTTCCAGGAGCACAGACAAGTGGAGCTGCTTTGGTTTCGTTTAATGCACCGGCATTTGAATCTTATGGCAAGGAACAGAGCTATAATGCACCTGTAGGAAAAAATGCGGAGTTTGCATATACAACTGCATTGAATTATTTGTTGAGTAATAGGGATAAGATATTTCAATTAGGTGATTCCATGGTGGTTTATTGGGCTGAAAATGGCATGGAAGAATATCAGAAAACATTTAGTTTTGTTATGAATCCTCATGTAGATAATGAGGAACAGCTTCAAAGAATATTTGACAGCTTGAAAAAATCAAGATATGTGGATGTAGATAATGTTAAGATGGACTTTGAGCAGTCATTTTATATTTTATGCCTTGCACCGAATGCTGCGAGGTTATCTGTTCGTTTCTTTTATCAAAACACATTTGGTGATATTTTAAAAAATATAAAAGAACATTATAAACGGTTGGATATTGTGAAACCATTGTGGGTGGAAAAGAAATATCTGAGCGTATATGAATTGTTAAGAGAGACTGTCAATCCTAATTCAAAGGATAAGACTCCAATCCCTAATATGTCTGCAATGGTACTTCAAAGTATTTTATCGGGAAACAGATATCCTGCAAGTCTTTATACAGACACTGTTATCAGAATACGATCTGAGCAGGGAAATGTTACATGGGGACGAGCTTCAATTATCAAGGCTTATTTAATAAAAAATTATTCATGGAAGGAAGGAGAAAACTACATGGGATTAGAAGAAACATGCAATGACACTGCATACGTATTGGGAAGATTATTTTCAGTCTTGGAGTCAATCCAAAAGGAGGCGAATCAGGGAATAAATGCTACAATTAAAGACAGGTATTTTAATTCAGCATGTGCTACGCCTGCATCTGTTTTTCCAATTTTATTTAAATTAGAAAATAGTCATATAAAAAAACTTGAGCGTGAAAAAGGTAGCGGTTCTAAGATTTTTTATGAAAAAATAATAGGAAACCTTATGGAAAAATTAGTATTATTTCCACGGAGTTTGTCTTTAGAAGAACAAGGAAAATTCATGTTGGGATATTATCATCAGACACAAAAGAAGTATGAAAAAAAGGAGAACAAATAA